In Gammaproteobacteria bacterium, one genomic interval encodes:
- the rlmD gene encoding 23S rRNA (uracil(1939)-C(5))-methyltransferase RlmD, whose translation MPTKIPQGLTSATIDRLTPSGLGIATVNGRRTRIANSLPGEIVEFNYLRRHRGGDDGIAVHVAQPHPERVVPRCPHTLRCGGCTLQHLDHPAQIRLHQAHLAEYLAAAGGPVRWLAPIIAMTSAATLDNSPTVVEETGTTPKETAAIYGYRRKARLGVKFVDKRDILLVGFRERGRSFVAEIESCAVLHPAVGERISALRALITSLEARRSIPQIEVAAGEGDVALIFRHTEPLSSTDQERLIAFATHPPACLSFGASSSNQEREARLQIFLQSGGLDTVTSLWPKLPPPLEYHLPAYGVSIAFRPTDFTQVNLEVNRAMVQQAITLLDLRAGEAVLDLYCGLGNFSLPLARCGARVTGIEGDPGLVARARENAQRNGLAVEFLVHDLSRGLPVEGLCSVDPTYPPYSKVLLDPPRSGAAAILPALAGLKVERIVYVSCNPETLARDAVELVQQHGYRLDAAGMMDMFPHTGHMESMAVFTYPAVE comes from the coding sequence ATGCCTACCAAAATCCCTCAAGGGCTCACTTCTGCCACCATTGATCGCCTTACTCCCAGCGGATTGGGGATTGCTACCGTTAATGGACGACGGACACGTATTGCCAATAGTTTGCCTGGGGAGATAGTGGAATTTAATTACTTGCGTCGTCATCGTGGTGGCGACGATGGAATAGCGGTACACGTCGCACAGCCCCATCCAGAACGAGTGGTGCCGCGCTGTCCTCATACTCTGCGATGCGGTGGTTGTACCTTGCAACATTTGGATCACCCCGCGCAAATACGTCTACATCAGGCACACCTTGCGGAATATCTAGCGGCTGCGGGAGGCCCCGTACGCTGGCTTGCCCCGATTATTGCCATGACCAGCGCCGCGACTCTTGATAATTCTCCAACTGTTGTGGAAGAAACAGGAACAACCCCAAAAGAAACCGCTGCCATTTACGGTTACCGACGCAAGGCACGTCTTGGGGTGAAATTTGTAGACAAGCGTGACATTCTGCTGGTGGGTTTTCGTGAACGAGGCCGATCGTTTGTTGCGGAGATTGAATCTTGCGCCGTATTACATCCGGCGGTAGGAGAGCGGATCTCGGCCCTGCGTGCGTTAATTACCTCCTTGGAGGCGCGGCGGAGCATCCCCCAAATCGAGGTAGCGGCGGGAGAAGGCGACGTGGCGCTAATTTTTCGTCATACCGAGCCGCTTTCCAGTACCGATCAAGAACGGCTGATCGCTTTTGCCACTCATCCTCCGGCATGTCTTTCCTTTGGGGCCTCTTCCAGCAACCAGGAAAGAGAGGCAAGGCTACAGATCTTTCTCCAATCGGGAGGATTGGATACCGTCACCTCGCTGTGGCCGAAATTGCCGCCACCTTTGGAGTATCACCTACCGGCTTATGGCGTTTCTATTGCCTTTCGGCCCACCGATTTCACCCAAGTAAATCTGGAGGTGAATCGTGCCATGGTGCAACAGGCCATTACCTTGCTCGACCTCCGAGCCGGAGAAGCGGTTCTAGACCTTTATTGCGGTCTAGGTAACTTCAGCCTACCGCTGGCGCGATGTGGGGCACGGGTCACCGGCATCGAGGGTGACCCCGGACTGGTGGCGCGGGCGCGGGAGAATGCACAACGTAATGGTTTGGCTGTGGAATTTCTGGTCCATGACCTGAGTCGAGGATTACCGGTCGAGGGATTATGTAGTGTCGATCCGACCTACCCCCCCTATTCCAAAGTCCTATTGGACCCCCCGCGCAGTGGGGCGGCGGCGATACTCCCAGCCCTGGCCGGATTGAAGGTGGAGCGTATCGTCTACGTATCCTGCAACCCCGAGACCCTCGCCCGCGACGCAGTGGAACTGGTGCAACAACATGGTTACCGCCTAGATGCCGCCGGGATGATGGATATGTTTCCCCACACTGGTCATATGGAATCGATGGCGGTATTTACCTATCCTGCCGTCGAATAA
- the trxC gene encoding Thioredoxin 2 — translation MPEVVHVVCPQCDSTNRIPVERLAEAPLCGRCRKPLFSGHPLSLSEERFALHMSRSDLPTLVDFWAPWCGPCRSMAPAFEQAASTLEPQVRLIKINTEEEQKLAARHSIRSIPTLALFRGGHEVARSTGAMDLGRLLAWTRQYL, via the coding sequence ATGCCTGAAGTTGTGCATGTCGTCTGCCCGCAGTGCGACAGCACCAACCGTATCCCTGTTGAACGATTGGCTGAAGCTCCTCTCTGTGGACGTTGTCGCAAGCCTCTGTTTTCCGGACATCCACTATCCCTCAGCGAGGAGCGCTTTGCGCTGCATATGAGTCGTAGCGATCTACCCACGTTGGTGGATTTCTGGGCGCCCTGGTGTGGCCCCTGCCGTTCTATGGCCCCGGCCTTTGAACAGGCGGCAAGTACCTTGGAACCACAGGTACGTTTGATCAAAATCAACACCGAGGAAGAGCAGAAATTGGCGGCCCGCCATAGCATTCGCAGTATTCCCACCCTGGCATTGTTTCGGGGTGGACACGAGGTGGCGCGTAGTACAGGGGCCATGGATCTGGGGCGACTTCTCGCTTGGACTCGGCAGTACCTGTAA
- the secB gene encoding protein export chaperone SecB: MANENAKSPEGQFLIQKLYVKDLSFETPNSPTVFMDQRRPEVDVQIDTSAQSLDAQNFEVVVSITATVKVGERTAYLSEVHQAGIFTITGVPEQHLDQMLGAFCPAILFPYAREVVSDLAIRGGFPPLLLAPVNFDAVYLQRLQQQSAPAHA, encoded by the coding sequence ATGGCCAACGAGAATGCCAAAAGTCCAGAAGGCCAGTTTCTGATCCAGAAACTCTACGTCAAGGACCTCTCCTTCGAGACCCCCAACTCGCCCACGGTCTTCATGGACCAGCGTCGGCCAGAGGTAGATGTACAGATCGATACATCGGCACAGAGCCTCGACGCCCAGAATTTCGAGGTAGTGGTCTCGATTACCGCCACAGTGAAGGTCGGAGAACGCACCGCCTATCTGTCAGAGGTCCACCAAGCGGGCATTTTCACGATCACAGGGGTCCCGGAACAACACTTGGACCAGATGCTCGGGGCTTTCTGTCCGGCCATCCTTTTCCCGTATGCTCGTGAGGTAGTTTCCGATCTGGCCATTCGTGGTGGATTCCCCCCGCTGTTGCTAGCCCCGGTCAATTTCGACGCGGTCTACCTACAACGCCTCCAGCAACAGTCGGCCCCTGCCCACGCATGA
- the hslU gene encoding ATPase component of the HslVU protease, with product MPELTPQQIVSELDKHIIGQADAKRAVAIALRNRWRRSQVSEALRSEITPKNILMIGPTGVGKTEIARRLARLANAPFLKVEATKFTEVGYVGRDVESIIRDLVDISVKMTREEETRKVRARAESAAEDRILDILLPRPQRHAGSETEAEESVTRAIMRRKLQAGELDAREIEVEVSTTTTVGVEIMAPPGMEELTNQLQTMFQNLGSGRTRTRRLPIHVAMKLLTDEEAAKMVNEDDIKTRALRAVEQNGIVFLDEIDKVTRRGETVGHDVSREGVQRDLLPLVEGCAVSTKYGIVRTDHVLFIASGAFHLARPSDLIPELQGRLPIRVELNALSAEDFVRILTEPDASLTEQYAALLATEEVNLSFLPDGIRRIAEVAWQVNERTENIGARRLHTVMERLLDTISFSATERTGQTVIIDAAYVNSQLNDLAQNEDLSRYIL from the coding sequence ATGCCCGAATTGACCCCCCAACAGATTGTCTCCGAATTAGATAAACACATTATTGGCCAAGCGGATGCCAAGCGTGCCGTGGCCATTGCCCTGCGTAATCGCTGGCGTCGTTCTCAGGTCAGCGAGGCCCTGCGGAGCGAAATTACGCCCAAAAATATATTGATGATCGGTCCCACCGGTGTGGGCAAGACCGAGATTGCCCGGCGTCTAGCACGGCTGGCCAACGCGCCTTTTCTCAAGGTAGAGGCCACCAAGTTTACGGAGGTGGGCTATGTCGGACGGGATGTAGAGTCCATCATCCGCGACTTAGTGGACATCTCAGTCAAGATGACCCGTGAAGAAGAAACCCGCAAGGTCCGCGCCCGTGCCGAGAGTGCTGCGGAAGACCGCATCCTGGACATCCTCCTACCACGGCCACAGCGCCACGCTGGTAGCGAGACCGAGGCGGAGGAATCGGTAACCCGTGCGATTATGCGACGCAAGCTCCAAGCCGGAGAGCTAGATGCCCGGGAAATCGAGGTAGAGGTCTCTACCACCACCACCGTTGGTGTTGAGATTATGGCCCCGCCCGGGATGGAGGAACTGACTAACCAGCTCCAAACCATGTTCCAGAACCTCGGTAGTGGGCGCACCCGTACTCGACGCCTGCCTATACACGTAGCCATGAAGCTGCTCACCGACGAGGAAGCCGCCAAAATGGTCAACGAGGACGACATCAAGACCCGAGCCCTACGAGCGGTAGAGCAAAACGGCATTGTCTTTCTGGACGAGATCGACAAGGTCACTCGCCGTGGCGAGACGGTCGGGCACGATGTCTCCCGCGAAGGGGTACAACGTGACCTGCTTCCCTTGGTCGAAGGCTGCGCGGTTTCTACCAAGTACGGGATTGTGCGTACCGACCATGTCTTGTTTATTGCCTCGGGGGCCTTTCACCTGGCACGTCCCTCGGACCTCATCCCAGAACTCCAAGGACGTCTGCCCATTCGGGTAGAACTAAATGCCCTCAGCGCCGAAGATTTCGTGCGTATTCTCACCGAGCCCGATGCCTCACTCACCGAACAATACGCTGCCCTCCTGGCTACCGAAGAGGTGAATCTTTCATTCCTCCCCGACGGTATTCGACGAATTGCTGAAGTCGCTTGGCAGGTCAACGAGCGCACCGAGAACATCGGGGCACGGCGTTTGCACACCGTAATGGAGCGACTACTTGATACCATCTCTTTTTCGGCTACCGAGCGTACCGGTCAAACCGTGATCATCGACGCCGCTTACGTAAATTCCCAGCTCAACGACCTGGCTCAGAACGAGGACCTCAGTCGTTATATCCTCTGA
- the hslV gene encoding peptidase component of the HslVU protease produces MEQFRGTTILSVRRAGKVVIGGDGQVSMGSTMVKTNARKVRRLYHDRVLVGFAGSTADALTLYERFEAKLEKHQGNLTRSAVELAKDWRSDRALRRLEALMLVADRNTSLMISGTGELLEPEHGLQAIGSGGPYAQAAARALLEGSELDARSIVERALHIAADMCVYTNHQLTLEELSCD; encoded by the coding sequence GTGGAACAATTTCGAGGAACTACCATACTGTCAGTGCGTCGTGCCGGCAAGGTCGTTATTGGCGGTGACGGTCAGGTATCCATGGGTAGCACCATGGTTAAGACCAATGCCCGCAAGGTTCGCCGTCTCTACCATGACCGTGTTCTGGTTGGCTTTGCCGGTAGTACCGCCGATGCCTTAACCTTGTATGAACGCTTCGAGGCCAAACTCGAAAAGCATCAGGGGAATCTTACCCGTTCCGCCGTGGAACTAGCCAAGGACTGGCGCTCCGACCGTGCCCTGCGACGCTTGGAGGCCCTGATGCTTGTAGCGGATCGCAACACCTCCCTGATGATCTCCGGTACCGGCGAACTCCTGGAACCCGAACACGGGCTTCAGGCTATCGGTTCTGGCGGACCCTACGCCCAAGCAGCGGCACGAGCCCTCTTAGAGGGGAGTGAACTGGATGCCCGGAGCATCGTCGAACGAGCATTACACATTGCCGCTGATATGTGCGTGTATACCAACCATCAGTTAACGCTGGAAGAGTTGTCCTGCGATTGA
- a CDS encoding Abasic site processing protein, whose translation MCGRYTLTTGGAGLAVVFGLTEVPVLVPRYNIAPSQGVPVVRLTSGRRELAHLRWGLIPGWATDPTIGNRFINARAETIADKPTFRYALHRRRCLVLADGFYEWCAAQGNQRKKQPYLIRRADQGSFAIAGLWENWRSPTGAEIESCILITTTANPLVVPIHQRMPVILSEPECEQWLDPVIDRSDRLLALLRPYAGHNLVLFPIGPWVNHPSHDDPQCLQPLIG comes from the coding sequence ATGTGTGGCCGCTATACCCTGACGACCGGAGGTGCTGGGCTAGCAGTGGTCTTCGGTCTGACTGAGGTCCCAGTACTTGTGCCGCGCTATAACATCGCACCCTCTCAAGGGGTGCCTGTTGTGCGCCTGACATCGGGGAGACGGGAGTTGGCACATCTCCGTTGGGGATTGATTCCTGGCTGGGCTACAGATCCCACCATTGGCAACCGATTCATCAATGCTCGTGCCGAGACGATCGCTGATAAACCCACTTTCCGCTACGCCTTACACCGACGTCGTTGCCTGGTGCTCGCCGATGGTTTCTATGAGTGGTGTGCTGCCCAGGGTAACCAACGTAAGAAACAGCCCTACCTCATCCGCCGTGCCGATCAGGGGTCTTTTGCCATTGCTGGGCTGTGGGAAAATTGGCGCTCTCCGACTGGCGCAGAGATTGAGAGTTGCATCCTGATCACCACCACGGCCAATCCCCTGGTTGTACCCATTCATCAGCGTATGCCGGTAATTCTCTCGGAGCCTGAGTGTGAGCAGTGGTTGGACCCGGTTATCGACCGTTCTGATCGATTGCTTGCCCTCCTGCGTCCCTACGCGGGCCACAACTTGGTTCTCTTTCCGATAGGACCATGGGTTAACCATCCTTCCCACGACGACCCGCAGTGCCTTCAGCCATTGATTGGATAG
- a CDS encoding FxsA family protein: MSLLRLLPIILLVLPIADIVLLVKIGGLIGVLPTIALVLLAASAGGWLLRRQGLATLDRVQESVARGELPAAQLLEGIVLLLSAALFIAPGFLTDLIAVIGLIPPLRRWLVARVLRHGLLGMVSPSAPNRPGTAQKTIEGEFWRDG, from the coding sequence ATGTCGCTCCTGCGACTTTTGCCCATTATCTTGCTAGTGCTACCCATCGCCGACATCGTCCTGCTGGTGAAGATCGGGGGCCTGATTGGAGTCTTACCCACTATAGCGCTAGTGTTACTGGCCGCGAGCGCGGGGGGGTGGTTATTACGTCGCCAGGGACTCGCCACCCTCGATCGAGTCCAGGAGAGTGTGGCACGGGGCGAGCTGCCCGCAGCACAACTTCTGGAGGGGATTGTACTGCTCCTCTCTGCTGCCTTGTTCATTGCCCCCGGTTTTCTTACCGACTTGATTGCTGTCATTGGCCTGATTCCCCCCCTACGTCGTTGGCTGGTGGCGCGGGTGTTGCGTCACGGACTCCTGGGAATGGTAAGTCCCTCAGCCCCTAATCGACCTGGTACAGCACAAAAGACCATTGAGGGTGAATTCTGGCGTGATGGCTAA
- a CDS encoding hypothetical protein (Evidence 5 : Unknown function) yields MAKHYNGDKFDQTDNQGLLPLIPNLAIPALTPFLHDYSDLSERLPAALNTP; encoded by the coding sequence TTGGCCAAGCATTACAATGGCGACAAATTTGATCAGACGGATAACCAAGGATTGCTGCCACTGATTCCAAACCTAGCCATACCCGCTCTCACGCCATTTCTACACGATTATTCTGACCTTTCTGAGCGCCTTCCTGCGGCACTGAACACCCCTTAA
- a CDS encoding phage shock protein E encodes MQQYSSFVVNHWELFLALAVVLGMIMGEPLSRRAQGYLGVGPMEATGLINHQDAVLLDVREENEFKEGHVLHAVHIPAGRLMERMRELEKYRNRPLIIACRSGSRSGRACSILRKQGFATVYNLEGGLLAWQNASLPLTQKR; translated from the coding sequence ATGCAACAATACAGCAGTTTCGTTGTCAACCATTGGGAACTATTCCTCGCCCTGGCAGTCGTCCTGGGGATGATCATGGGTGAGCCATTGTCGCGTCGCGCGCAGGGTTACTTGGGGGTAGGTCCGATGGAAGCCACCGGCCTCATCAACCACCAAGACGCAGTGCTTTTGGACGTGCGTGAGGAAAACGAATTTAAGGAGGGTCACGTCCTACATGCGGTGCATATCCCCGCAGGGCGCTTGATGGAGCGGATGAGAGAACTAGAGAAGTACCGCAATCGCCCCCTCATCATCGCCTGCCGTAGTGGTAGTCGCTCGGGGCGTGCCTGCTCGATCCTGCGTAAGCAGGGCTTTGCAACGGTGTACAACCTAGAAGGGGGGCTTCTCGCCTGGCAAAACGCCAGCCTACCCCTAACACAGAAACGCTAG
- a CDS encoding DNA-binding protein H-NS, with product MSIELNELSIDELQELGKRLDRELKSKQVQEQKASYREERDRRRAVMKQVRELISAHSLSMDELLANRAKRAAKGEGRKNVSKSPPKYRNPDDHTQTWTGKGRKPGWLLGALQRGDALEGMLIPANEMPGAADA from the coding sequence ATGTCTATCGAGCTAAACGAACTATCTATCGATGAATTGCAAGAGTTAGGCAAGCGACTGGACCGTGAACTCAAGTCAAAGCAAGTTCAGGAACAAAAGGCCAGTTATCGTGAAGAGCGTGACCGTCGTCGCGCAGTGATGAAGCAAGTCCGCGAACTGATCAGCGCGCACAGCTTGAGCATGGACGAGCTGTTGGCAAATCGGGCAAAGCGGGCAGCAAAAGGTGAAGGTCGCAAGAACGTAAGCAAATCACCACCTAAGTACCGCAATCCCGATGACCATACCCAGACCTGGACCGGCAAGGGCCGTAAGCCGGGTTGGCTATTGGGCGCCCTACAGCGCGGTGACGCCCTGGAAGGAATGCTCATTCCAGCGAATGAAATGCCAGGCGCTGCTGACGCATAG
- a CDS encoding 1-(5-phosphoribosyl)-5-((5-phosphoribosylamino)methylideneamino) imidazole-4-carboxamide isomerase → MVSETSKHIKPTDILLHQKSRILEITFEDGAQFHLPCEYLRVYSPSAEVQGHGPGQEVLQVGKEDVNIKNIEPMGNYAILLHFDDDHNTGIYSWQYLYSLGKNQESLWKGYLERLEAAGHQRKAPHTQ, encoded by the coding sequence ATGGTCAGTGAAACATCTAAACACATCAAGCCCACGGATATTCTGCTTCACCAGAAATCGCGGATCCTAGAGATTACCTTCGAGGATGGCGCCCAATTCCACTTGCCCTGCGAATATCTGCGCGTCTACTCTCCTTCGGCCGAGGTTCAGGGTCATGGCCCCGGTCAAGAGGTACTTCAGGTCGGTAAGGAGGATGTGAATATCAAGAATATCGAGCCGATGGGCAATTACGCCATTCTGCTGCATTTCGATGACGACCATAATACCGGCATCTATTCTTGGCAATATCTCTACTCGCTGGGGAAGAACCAGGAATCATTATGGAAAGGTTACCTGGAACGCCTGGAAGCAGCAGGACATCAACGCAAGGCGCCACATACACAATAA
- the gpsA gene encoding glycerol-3-phosphate dehydrogenase: MSTANPIAILGAGSWGSALAILLAHNGHPVWLWGRDPTRMRALAEARANLWYLPDAPFPDNLLPTSDLDAVLASTPEVLLVVPSHVFRVTLEACAARRSNGLRLAWATKGLEPGTQRPFHEVAAEILGPETPTAVISGPSFAKEVVAGLPTAVTVASRFPDYAQWLAGCLRNARFRPYTSDDVVGVQVGGAVKNVLAIAAGISDGLGFGANARAALVTRGLAEIMRLGEALGGRRETFMGLAGLGDLVLTCTDDLSRNRRFGLLIGRGQGVSEALISVGQVVEGFGTVREVATLAQRLGVDMPITNQVLAVLHAHHDPRSAVQTLLTRALRPE, translated from the coding sequence ATGAGCACAGCTAATCCCATCGCGATTCTGGGGGCCGGTTCCTGGGGATCGGCGTTGGCCATCCTGCTCGCTCATAACGGTCATCCGGTCTGGTTATGGGGTCGAGACCCGACGCGAATGCGTGCGTTGGCCGAGGCCCGGGCCAACCTTTGGTACCTTCCGGACGCCCCGTTTCCAGACAACCTCCTCCCGACGAGTGATCTGGATGCGGTCCTCGCCAGCACGCCCGAGGTGTTGCTGGTGGTGCCTAGTCACGTCTTTCGGGTCACCCTGGAGGCCTGTGCGGCGCGCCGTAGCAACGGTCTACGCCTGGCTTGGGCCACTAAGGGGTTGGAACCCGGTACCCAGCGCCCTTTTCACGAGGTAGCTGCGGAGATTTTGGGACCAGAGACCCCTACTGCCGTAATCTCTGGTCCTTCTTTCGCCAAGGAAGTCGTGGCGGGGTTACCTACGGCGGTCACTGTGGCCTCACGCTTCCCGGACTATGCCCAATGGTTGGCCGGTTGTCTGCGCAACGCCAGGTTTCGACCTTATACCTCGGATGATGTGGTGGGGGTGCAGGTCGGTGGAGCAGTGAAGAATGTATTGGCCATTGCGGCAGGGATCTCTGATGGTCTGGGCTTTGGAGCCAATGCCCGTGCGGCGCTCGTCACCCGTGGCTTGGCGGAGATCATGCGTCTTGGTGAGGCCCTAGGCGGACGACGTGAGACTTTCATGGGATTGGCTGGCCTCGGCGATTTAGTACTCACCTGCACCGACGATCTCTCCCGCAACCGTCGCTTTGGGTTGCTCATTGGTCGAGGACAGGGGGTTAGCGAGGCACTGATAAGCGTCGGTCAGGTAGTAGAGGGGTTTGGTACAGTCCGCGAGGTAGCAACCCTGGCACAGCGATTGGGGGTAGATATGCCCATCACTAACCAAGTACTCGCTGTCCTCCACGCGCACCACGACCCCCGCTCGGCGGTACAAACTCTGTTGACGCGGGCGTTACGACCGGAATAG
- a CDS encoding conserved hypothetical protein (Evidence 4 : Unknown function but conserved in other organisms) has translation MSELLVCWKCGTSLASLPLPLSRVAECLVCCADLYVCRLCHFYDPMVADACSEPMAEPVLDKDRANFCEYFQPRQGAYTPAAAEQAARSRAALAALFGLTSDNAPSPSSVPTAKDPTRSALEQLFSAGG, from the coding sequence ATGTCCGAGCTATTGGTGTGCTGGAAGTGTGGGACATCCCTGGCAAGCCTTCCTCTACCTCTGTCGCGGGTCGCCGAGTGTCTCGTCTGTTGTGCCGATCTGTACGTCTGCCGCCTGTGCCATTTCTACGACCCTATGGTCGCTGATGCCTGTAGCGAACCTATGGCGGAACCGGTATTGGACAAAGATCGCGCTAATTTTTGCGAATATTTCCAGCCCCGCCAAGGTGCCTACACTCCTGCCGCAGCGGAGCAAGCGGCTCGTTCGCGGGCTGCATTGGCTGCCCTGTTCGGGCTTACCTCGGATAATGCCCCGTCACCGTCGTCAGTACCCACCGCAAAAGACCCCACCCGAAGCGCCTTGGAACAGTTATTCAGCGCGGGTGGGTGA
- a CDS encoding hypothetical protein (Evidence 5 : Unknown function), translated as MLHGGDNTLVKTTATDLLEEVEVLCVKGSGADMGTIGPEGLPAVRLVPLRRLHTRTALSNEAMVNFQHIHLLDTRSRPIPRCGWCGYLAIARSERGHPRPLFAY; from the coding sequence GTGCTTCATGGTGGTGACAATACCTTGGTCAAGACCACTGCCACGGACTTACTGGAGGAGGTGGAGGTCTTGTGCGTCAAGGGTTCAGGGGCTGACATGGGGACGATTGGACCCGAGGGATTGCCCGCCGTGCGTCTTGTCCCATTACGCCGCTTGCATACCCGGACCGCCCTCTCTAACGAGGCCATGGTCAATTTCCAGCACATCCATCTGTTGGACACGCGCAGTCGCCCAATCCCTCGGTGTGGATGGTGCGGATATCTCGCTATAGCCAGATCGGAGCGCGGCCACCCCCGACCACTGTTTGCGTACTAA
- the grxC gene encoding glutaredoxin 3, giving the protein MPEVTMYATATCPYCERARRLLKRKGVNYNEIRVDQEPARWAEMEARSGRSTVPQIFVGDHHVGGYDDTAALDAQGGLDPLLGLA; this is encoded by the coding sequence ATGCCTGAGGTGACCATGTACGCTACCGCCACTTGCCCTTACTGCGAACGAGCCCGTCGTTTGCTGAAGCGCAAGGGGGTGAATTACAACGAAATCCGCGTAGATCAAGAACCAGCTCGCTGGGCCGAGATGGAGGCCCGGAGCGGTCGCAGCACGGTGCCCCAAATCTTCGTCGGTGACCATCATGTGGGTGGCTATGACGATACCGCCGCCCTGGACGCCCAAGGTGGCCTCGATCCTCTACTGGGTTTGGCCTAA
- the dppB gene encoding dipeptide ABC transporter membrane subunit DppB, whose product MTHFLVSRIASAFMVVLGVSCLVFLLIHLVPGDPVEVMLGESAHPGDREALRAALGLDRPLLEQFWHYFTALIHGDLGASLHSRQPIAGLLAARIPATSQLAVAALGVALALALPLGVTAALHRGSGWDRGAMALALFGMSVPNFWLGPLLILFFSMELGWLPVSGREGPASLVLPALTLGVGMAAILARMLRSALLEVLSEDYVRTAYAKGLSPATVVWRHALPNAALPVVTLLGLQLGALLGGAVITETVFSWPGLGSLMVEAINRRDYPVVQGCVLLISLVYVGVNTLTDLVYAVLDPRLRSGTTG is encoded by the coding sequence ATGACTCATTTCCTCGTATCGCGTATTGCTAGTGCCTTCATGGTTGTTCTCGGGGTCTCCTGCCTGGTTTTCTTACTCATCCACCTCGTTCCTGGGGACCCGGTGGAGGTGATGTTGGGAGAATCGGCGCACCCTGGTGACCGGGAGGCACTACGTGCGGCTTTGGGGCTGGATCGGCCACTGCTCGAGCAGTTCTGGCATTATTTCACCGCACTTATCCATGGTGATTTGGGGGCCTCGCTGCACTCGCGGCAACCCATCGCCGGATTGCTCGCGGCTCGAATCCCGGCCACCAGCCAACTCGCCGTGGCGGCGCTGGGTGTGGCGTTGGCGTTGGCCTTGCCATTGGGCGTTACGGCCGCCCTGCACCGAGGCTCGGGGTGGGATCGCGGAGCGATGGCGTTGGCCTTGTTCGGAATGTCGGTGCCCAATTTTTGGTTGGGACCGTTACTCATCCTGTTTTTCTCGATGGAGCTGGGTTGGCTGCCAGTGAGTGGCCGCGAGGGACCCGCCTCACTCGTCCTACCGGCTTTGACCCTAGGAGTTGGGATGGCCGCCATCTTGGCGCGAATGCTACGTTCTGCCTTGCTTGAGGTACTTTCCGAGGACTATGTCCGTACCGCCTACGCCAAGGGTCTTTCCCCTGCCACTGTGGTCTGGCGCCACGCCCTGCCTAATGCAGCCCTGCCGGTGGTAACCCTGCTTGGTCTACAACTCGGTGCCCTACTCGGTGGGGCGGTAATTACCGAAACGGTCTTTTCTTGGCCGGGATTGGGGAGCCTGATGGTAGAAGCCATCAATCGTCGTGATTATCCGGTGGTCCAGGGCTGTGTCCTCCTCATCAGCCTGGTCTACGTGGGGGTGAATACCCTGACCGACCTGGTCTACGCAGTTTTGGACCCACGGTTGCGTTCGGGGACTACGGGATGA